In Saccharomycodes ludwigii strain NBRC 1722 chromosome III, whole genome shotgun sequence, one DNA window encodes the following:
- the SLM3 gene encoding tRNA-5-taurinomethyluridine 2-sulfurtransferase (similar to Saccharomyces cerevisiae YDL033C | SLM3 | Synthetic Lethal with Mss4) has protein sequence MSSGVDSSVCAALFAKSGIYKNVKGIYMQNWGQDSEPELLINDHNRPCYEKDWKDVMKVADFLQIPVEKVNFSNDYWLDVFEPMIENYELGLTPNPDIGCNRYIKFGKLIDYLDNKYKDEPYYLVTGHYARVLESSSNGNKYDLYRGYYRKKDQSYYLSQINGSILSKLILPIGHLTKPEVREWANLMNLPTANKPDSQGICFVNNSQSKGNFSKFLESYISDSKSKKSNGGNIITIDPETGAKKVWGQHNGLWSYTIGQKINHISLPQGDPKYKGQWFVGKKLKNTNEIVIVKGRNNPSLFHNIVKVKDFEFIHKHSNFADFLSTYSIDNLNIQYRSLQTPNIKIENLKLLESVDSNNKQDTVIEVTLKDKQRAMVPGQYCCIYENDKVIGSGIITE, from the coding sequence atgtCATCAGGAGTAGATTCCTCGGTCTGCGCAGCTCTTTTTGCCAAATCtggtatatataaaaatgttaaaggGATATACATGCAAAATTGGGGTCAAGACTCTGAACCTGAACTACTAATAAACGATCATAATAGACCATGTTATGAAAAAGATTGGAAGGATGTGATGAAAGTGGCCGATTTTTTGCAAATACCGGtggaaaaagttaatttcTCCAATGATTATTGGCTTGATGTTTTTGAACCAATGATAGAAAACTACGAATTAGGATTAACACCAAACCCAGATATTGGATGTAATAGATACATTAAGTTTGGtaaattaattgattaTTTGGATAATAAGTACAAAGATGAACCATACTATTTGGTAACTGGCCATTATGCAAGAGTGTTAGAAAGCAGCAGTAACGGTAATAAGTATGATTTATATCGAGGATATTACAGGAAAAAAGATcaaagttattatttatcaCAAATTAATGGGTCTATTTTATCTAAATTAATATTGCCTATAGGACACCTAACTAAACCAGAGGTTAGGGAATGGGCTAATCTAATGAATTTGCCAACTGCAAACAAGCCAGACTCTCAAGGTATCtgttttgtaaataattCTCAATCGAAGGgaaatttttccaaatttttagAATCCTATATATCAGATTCGAAATCCAAAAAATCTAACGGTGgtaatataataacaatagatCCTGAAACTGGTGCAAAGAAAGTATGGGGACAGCATAATGGGTTGTGGTCATATACTATTggacaaaaaataaatcatatatcATTGCCACAAGGTGatccaaaatataaagGACAATGGTTTGTTGGTAAGAAACTGAAAAACACAAATGAAATTGTTATAGTTAAAGGTAGGAATAATCCTTCGTTGTTTCATAATATCGTTAAAGTTAAAGATTTCGAATTTATTCACAAACATAGCAATTTTGCCGACTTTTTATCAACTTATTCTATTGacaatttaaatatacaaTATAGGTCATTACAAACgccaaatattaaaattgaaaatctTAAATTGTTAGAGTCGGTtgattctaataataaacaagatACAGTTATCGAAGTAACATTGAAAGATAAGCAAAGGGCTATGGTACCTGGTCAATACTGTTGTATATACGAAAACGATAAAGTTATTGGTAGCGGCATCATTACAGAATGA
- the GPR1 gene encoding Gpr1p (similar to Saccharomyces cerevisiae YDL035C | GPR1 | G-Protein coupled Receptor): MNLPCYRKYPISKRLETTTVNQALEIPGLFSTFTAPTLKKLRICSISSSSASILAGIIAIYFYTNIDKRKIVFRHQFIFFVLIFDIIKAIALCIYPIVILIQNDLYHTTSFFDIVGWFTAFAIEGADLAILAFAIHFAILIFNPHLKWVNFKTKNLEGGLYRVRYFVYLASFVIPATLASLAFIDYNKPNQRVISANQDIILDNNNYNFRLTNSSRTGGYKPFSTRCYLPPWPYWYRLVLSWGPRYFIMVSILGIYLGIYVKVLRESQKINRLFIKIYKNKEEEKEEEVEKNIPHTFSAVMNNNSLTLIKKLYFLLYLFLDRLGLVFLLDKLKTSVLFSSKAEYYPQFEDQGLINNNASPITSPIDDNNDHAYVTDPKRKTHSNNNNNDGNNFSENSGNNHSNNVVINTTSTNIQNLKSDFNEEIYIKCKKKTELIKKQISMIFIYPLSYFLLWIFPLILDATQYHIEEERGPIIWLNYITTFAYPFNAVLDTLVFLFREKPWLNTWNIIEREKLRQKYFINGEIGDLEAAKLCRNTKLGERGWYYRGSLRNKTCWKHQSSLIKRGCWYIYRFVRGTISINYDYFDNCNDEKYWFNYYHGCDEASSSLTSLLSFSTIMPAPVDNSNNNNNNNNNNNNNNNDNNIEKYTYNNRETFTGDVDVSWYWKLYHLLPLKHGVDLDELNREMILENKKKDYSIPGMDNFLSLANNYRFDCECTDNSGEKEKLPLKNNNKKEDSDDDDNGDNNTRADGNNNPKSVSKIDKEDHFHNEEKDGVYNNNNNHGTNFSNTSMDLLDFLNNS; this comes from the coding sequence ATGAACCTACCATGTTACCGAAAATATCCAATATCAAAAAGATTAGAAACGACAACTGTTAACCAAGCACTTGAAATACCGGGTTTATTTTCAACCTTTACAGCTCcaactttgaaaaaactaaGAATTTGTTCaatatcttcatcatcagcCTCTATATTGGCAGGCATAATAGCAATTTATTTCTATACAAATATagataaaaggaaaatagtTTTCAGGcatcaatttattttttttgtgttgaTTTTCGACATAATAAAGGCCATAGCACTCTGCATTTATCCAATAGTCATCCTTATACAAAATGATCTATATCATACAACAAGCTTTTTCGATATAGTTGGATGGTTTACCGCCTTTGCTATTGAGGGAGCAGATCTTGCTATATTGGCATTTGCCATACATTTTGccattttaatttttaaccCACATTTAAAATGggtaaattttaaaaccaaaaatttGGAAGGTGGGCTATACAGAGttagatattttgtttatttagcCTCTTTTGTTATACCCGCCACTTTGGCAAGTTTGGCATTTATCGATTATAACAAACCTAATCAACGGGTTATCAGCGCTAATCAGGATATCATCTTAgacaacaataattataattttaggCTAACTAATAGCAGTAGAACTGGCGGGTACAAACCATTTAGCACTAGGTGTTATTTGCCGCCATGGCCATATTGGTATAGATTAGTTTTAAGCTGGGGTCCCAGATATTTTATCATGGTGTCGATCTTAGGAATATATTTAGGAATTTATGTAAAAGTTTTAAGAGAAAGTCAGAAGATCAATCGTCTATTCATTAAAATctacaaaaacaaagaagaagaaaaagaagaagaagtagaaaaaaatataccgCACACATTCTCTGCAgttatgaataataattctttaactttgattaaaaaattatattttttattgtatttatttctagATAGACTTGGattggtttttttattagataaGTTGAAAACCTCCGTGCTGTTCTCCTCAAAAGCAGAATATTACCCACAGTTTGAAGATCAGGGgcttataaataataatgctagTCCAATAACTTCGCCGATAGATGATAACAATGATCATGCATATGTGACAGATCCAAAAAGGAAAACGCATtctaacaacaataacaatgatgGCAACAATTTTAGCGAGAATAGTGGTAACAATCatagtaataatgttgttattaatactaCTAGTACTAATATTCAAAACTTAAAATCAGATTTTAATGAggaaatatatatcaaatGTAAGAAAAAGACGGaactaattaaaaaacaaatcagTATGATATTTATCTATCCattatcatattttttactttGGATTTTCCCACTTATTCTTGATGCTACCCAATATCACATAGAAGAGGAAAGGGGCCCCATTATTTGGTTGAATTATATAACAACATTCGCCTATCCATTTAATGCAGTGTTGGATACTTTGGTTTTCTTATTTAGAGAAAAACCATGGTTAAACACGTGGAATATTATTGAACGTGAAAAATTGAGGCAAaagtattttattaatggaGAAATTGGTGATTTAGAAGCCGCGAAATTATGTAGAAATACAAAGTTGGGTGAACGAGGCTGGTATTATAGAGGCTCACTAAGAAATAAAACGTGTTGGAAGCATCAAAGTAGTCTTATTAAGAGAGGGTGTTGGTATATTTATAGATTTGTTAGGGGAACGATATCTATtaattatgattatttCGATAATTGCaatgatgaaaaatattggttTAATTATTACCACGGGTGTGATGAGGCATCTTCTTCATTGACAAGTTTGTTATCATTTTCAACCATTATGCCAGCCCCTGTTGACaacagtaacaataataataacaacaataataataataataataataataatgacaataatatagaaaaatacacatataataatagagAAACCTTTACTGGTGATGTTGATGTTAGTTGGTATTGGAAACTATACCATTTATTACCGTTAAAACATGGGGTTGATTTAGATGAATTGAATAGAGAAATGATTTTagagaataaaaaaaaggactATAGTATTCCTGGGatggataattttttatcactGGCTAATAACTATCGTTTTGATTGTGAGTGTACTGATAATTCTGgtgaaaaagagaaattaCCTCtgaagaataataataaaaaggaagatagtgatgatgatgacaaTGGTGACAATAATACACGTGCTGATGGCAATAACAATCCAAAAAGCGTAtcaaaaatagataaaGAAGACCATTTCCACAATGAGGAGAAAGATGgtgtttataataataacaacaaccaTGGCActaatttttccaatacaTCTATGGATTTGttagattttttaaataactcataa
- the MDM20 gene encoding Mdm20p (similar to Saccharomyces cerevisiae YOL076W | MDM20 | Mitochondrial Distribution and Morphology), translating to MNTQVQQVLNILQNDNASYKQAITITNQLVVKFPSVTLYKVLNQYSKYKQSPNKYLAPSSKNIDALRQLIDKTVPNDSLSLEWLYKLLTELWNFDESLKIYDNAMFKYRNYQTSYDWFLKSLKVGDLLNCYKSTKLMFNFVGNRDNDTSEFRRLCFWNAVFAIMHYKNVSKFGDSTAKLEKLKVDLLQNEVLIRLESKKPFVNDQERIVYCQLCEILGQEVTIVDELYPLLVKQNGNLDLYLKNIIINCNTDLSKAWEICTKLLENLNDYLILQKLIDVGYKMGKQKQDVLDHLNSYESFNKSRNFMLIKFELDRLYSVGEGSIVTAEHLEEYVLSYYNKPCFCIDLQNIYRDASPAISSEVLIGKITKIVGDKGISSDIYQYNLYELDSKTYNQKLLSNYPEYVVAKVRRKIMEASSDISLDTRIVLECCYMLEQQIKVTPNEYELHLWLCALYSQMGFSNVAQDHYYRCLKIKNIQVDILDHILHSRYSTITAVKTNVSTGMDNVYTSMERLPRFIEVGLERESYSKINGMYELYARLQLSFTRLYKLVDQLIISRTFNDPKLRKELSGKLLALLEFNYHYKCTVGENHRLRLSDNRDLKIFGCDNVTKIWLSSNSYMNINETWLFSMIVKELMIQDFAENSNSNLKYIEYFVKNCDVDTAFTKVEDWSFNIIKKLYKGECADNVLGLLEEYEGFFVDKYGNNYGWLIPHTYGVVMNLFKTLDGIKRVGSLVAANNFSLRKYIKEQLNKLRTKYCPTIFQDHYKSNIEKILSGADGAIVGFDDEFKSMILDNINKMYKNHKNL from the coding sequence atGAACACTCAAGTTCAACAAGTCCTGAATATATTGCAAAATGATAATGCATCTTATAAACAGGCTATAACCATAACTAATCAATTGGTGGTCAAATTTCCCTCAGTAACTTTATACAAGGTGTTAAATCAATAtagtaaatataaacaatccccaaataaatatttggcACCATCCtccaaaaatattgatgCTTTAAGACAACTAATTGATAAGACTGTTCCTAATGATTCTTTATCGTTGGAATGGTTGTACAAATTATTAACTGAACTATGGAATTTTGACgaaagtttaaaaatctACGATAATGCGATGTTTAAATATAGAAATTACCAAACCAGTTATGAttggtttttaaaatctttgaaAGTAGGGGATCTATTAAACTGTTATAAATCGACCAAACTaatgtttaattttgtgGGAAACCGTGATAATGATACGAGCGAATTCCGTAGGTTATGTTTTTGGAATGCTGTTTTTGCGATCATGCATTATAAAAACGTCTCAAAATTCGGTGATAGCACCGCTAAATTGGAGAAACTTAAAGTGGATCTTTTACAAAACGAGGTTTTAATCCGTTTGGAATCTAAAAAGCCATTTGTTAATGATCAAGAGCGTATTGTTTATTGCCAACTTTGTGAAATTTTAGGGCAAGAAGTTACCATTGTTGATGAATTGTATCCATTATTAGTGAAACAAAACGGCAACCTAGACttgtatttaaaaaatataattattaactGCAATACGGATTTAAGCAAAGCCTGGGAAATCTGTACcaaattattagaaaatttaaatgattaCTTAATTTTGCAAAAGCTTATAGATGTAGGTTATAAAATGGGCAAACAAAAGCAAGACGTTTTGGATCATTTAAACAGTTATGAAAGTTTTAACAAGAGCCGTAACTTTATgttaattaaatttgagTTAGATAGATTATACTCAGTTGGTGAGGGAAGTATTGTGACTGCTGAGCATCTAGAAGAGTATGTTTTGTCATATTATAACAAGCCATGTTTTTGTATtgatttacaaaatatataccGTGATGCTTCCCCAGCTATTAGCTCAGAAGTTTTAATTGGCAAAATTACAAAGATAGTTGGTGATAAGGGCATTTCTTCTGatatttatcaatataACTTATACGAGTTGGATAGCAAAACTTATAACCAAAAATTGTTGAGTAATTATCCAGAATATGTAGTTGCTAAAGTTAGACGTAAAATTATGGAAGCGTCTTCTGACATTTCTTTGGATACACGTATAGTTTTAGAGTGTTGTTATATGTTGGAACAGCAAATTAAAGTTACGCCAAACGAATATGAATTGCATTTGTGGTTGTGTGCGTTGTACTCCCAAATGGGATTTTCCAATGTGGCACAAGATCATTATTATCGctgtttaaaaattaaaaacattcaAGTTGATATTTTGGATCATATATTGCACAGTAGATATTCCACTATAACCGCGGTAAAGACAAATGTTAGTACTGGCATGGATAATGTTTACACGAGTATGGAAAGATTACCTAGATTTATCGAAGTTGGTTTGGAAAGGGAGAGCTACAGCAAAATTAATGGTATGTATGAATTATATGCTAGGTTGCAGTTAAGTTTCACCCGGTTGTACAAATTAGTTGACCAGTTGATTATTTCAAGAACTTTTAATGATCCTAAATTAAGAAAGGAATTAAGTGGCAAATTATTGGCCTTGTTAGAATTTAATTATCATTACAAGTGTACCGTGGGAGAAAACCATAGATTAAGATTATCCGATAATAGAGatctaaaaatttttggatGTGATAACGTTACTAAAATCTGGTTGAGTTCTAATTCGTACATGAATATTAATGAGACTTGGCTATTTTCCATGATTGTTAAAGAACTAATGATTCAAGATTTTGCAGAAAATTCCAACAGcaatttgaaatatattGAATACTTTGTTAAGAATTGCGATGTTGATACCGCATTCACCAAAGTGGAGGATTGGTCGTTTAacataatcaaaaaattatataaaggTGAGTGTGCTGATAACGTATTGGGTCTATTGGAAGAGTATGAGGGGTTTTTCGTGGACAAATATGGCAATAACTACGGTTGGTTGATTCCACATACTTATGGTGTGGTTATGAATTTGTTTAAAACTTTGGATGGTATCAAAAGAGTTGGTAGTTTAGTGGCTGCTAACAATTTTAGTCTTAGAAAGTATATTAAGGAACaattgaataaattaaGGACTAAATATTGTCCAACTATTTTCCAGGATCATTATAAATccaatattgaaaaaattttgtcAGGTGCTGATGGTGCCATTGTAGGATTTGATGATGAGTTTAAATCGATGATATtagataatataaataaaatgtaCAAGAACCATAAAAATTTGTAA
- a CDS encoding alpha-mannosyltransferase (similar to Saccharomyces cerevisiae YBR015C | MNN2 | MaNNosyltransferase), which yields MRFEEGGTPSQSSQFEEYKNSLLNWYKDTTSNDAVVYEELAGNAGSTTIYANKLSDKTHAFFENVIDLVVQYGPHGSTFRKYNSECNFKKDIGYRPEHYHDWDQLSFYNLSNCLKMSGKDKEMLKDAHLEYTNALTKLRLPETTYNGGNGIVIVGGGKFSVLALNLIINLRKTGTKILPVEVLIPPKSSSASSHENQDKDFCESLLLHHKEFNAKCIYFDKIFSRDLIEKNKIEFKGYQYKSIAILASSFSNLLLLDADNTPIKSLDHVFDSKIFQDTGLIMWPDFWRRTTSPDYYYIADIEININKRVRNCLDNLTPVEVYSDSTAENKNVPYHDFLNTIPDPSTESGQLMINKLVHLPTILLSFYYNVYGPSWYYPLFSQGRSGEGDKETFIAAAHFYNLPYYQVKTMIDTDGYHKHDGSGYRSVALYQHDFIQDYELYKLAKKDIEKKYGKRGNGAVKFDPNYSFENFYNKYFHNEKVQGGDSGTNTDKKDIDVMFIHCNLPKFDPYELYSNKEFQDLQKDQDDNTFNKNSQLQFRIFEKLDKLNNFDIELEIFDNYNKYLCDPQHLIQFDYLTKKLKYGDQEDGDITTSSTRNGDLEWLKMCKYIKNRLLFLKNTPI from the coding sequence ATGAGATTTGAAGAAGGTGGTACTCCCAGTCAATCATCACAATTCgaagaatataaaaattcgCTACTAAATTGGTATAAAGATACAACAAGCAATGATGCTGTTGTTTATGAAGAACTGGCAGGCAATGCTGGATCTACCACCATATATGCCAATAAACTATCTGACAAAACACATgctttttttgaaaacgTCATCGACTTAGTCGTACAATATGGGCCACACGGCTCGACCTTTCGTAAATACAACTCTGAatgtaattttaaaaaagatataggCTACAGACCAGAACATTACCACGATTGGGACCAACTAAGCTTCTACAATCTATCtaattgtttaaaaatgtCGGGTAAAGATAAGGAAATGTTAAAAGACGCACACTTAGAATATACAAATGCACTAACTAAACTAAGATTACCGGAAACTACATATAATGGCGGCAATggaattgttattgttggtgGTGGTAAATTCTCTGTGTTGGCtttgaatttaattattaatttgagAAAAACTGGAACGAAAATATTGCCTGTAGAGGTACTAATACCGCCAAAAAGTTCATCAGCATCCTCCCATGAAAACCAAGACAAAGATTTTTGCGAAAGTTTATTGTTACACCATAAGGAATTCAATGCCaaatgtatttattttgataaaattttttctcgTGATTTAATAGAGaagaataaaattgaatttaaGGGCTACCAATATAAAAGTATAGCTATTTTGGCATCGAGCTTTTCTAATTTGTTGCTATTAGATGCAGATAATACACCAATAAAATCGTTAGACCATGTCTTTGACAGTAAAATCTTTCAGGACACGGGGTTAATCATGTGGCCCGATTTCTGGAGAAGAACCACCTCTccagattattattacataGCCGATATcgaaataaatataaataaaagagtAAGAAACTGTTTAGACAATCTAACCCCCGTGGAAGTATATAGCGATAGCACTGCtgagaataaaaatgttcCATATCATGACTTCCTAAACACCATACCTGATCCATCAACCGAGTCGGGCCAATTGATGATCAATAAATTGGTCCATCTACCTACAATATTGTTGTCCTTTTATTATAACGTATATGGCCCATCATGGTATTATCCACTTTTTTCACAAGGGCGCTCAGGCGAAGGTGACAAGGAAACATTTATAGCAGCTGcccatttttataatttaccATATTATCAGGTCAAGACCATGATTGACACTGATGGATATCATAAACACGATGGCAGTGGGTATAGAAGTGTTGCGTTGTATCAACATGATTTTATTCAGGATTATGAATTGTATAAATTGGCCAAAAAagatatagaaaaaaaatatggtaAAAGGGGTAACGGTGCGGTCAAATTTGATCCAAACTATTCTTTTGAAAACTTCTACAACAAATATTTCCATAACGAGAAAGTGCAAGGTGGAGATTCCGGTACTAATACGGACAAGAAGGATATAGATGTCATGTTTATCCACTGCAATTTACCTAAATTTGATCCCTATGAATTATATAGCAATAAAGAATTTCAAGACTTGCAAAAAGATCAAGATGATAATActttcaacaaaaatagtCAACTACAATTCcgtatttttgaaaaattggataaattaaataattttgacATAGAACTGGAAATATTTGATAATTACAATAAATACTTATGTGATCCACAGCATCTGATACAATTTGATTATTTGACCAAAAAGTTAAAGTATGGTGATCAGGAAGATGGTGATATTACCACTAGTTCCACTAGAAATGGTGATCTGGAGTGGTTAAAAATGTGTAAATACATCAAAAATagattattgtttttgaaaaacacacctatataa
- a CDS encoding glycerol-3-phosphate dehydrogenase family protein (similar to Saccharomyces cerevisiae YOL059W | GPD2 | Glycerol-3-Phosphate Dehydrogenase (paralog of YDL022W | GPD1)) codes for MADRLNQVSQIVSSSTTAASDTVPPFRVCVIGSGNWGTTIAKVVSENTTLRPQLFHEQVKMWVFEEKINGENLTHIINTKHQNVKYLPNITLPDNLVADPDLIDTVHDADIIIFNIPHQFLPRLITQMKGHIKPRARAISCLKGFHIDKVKGVCLMSSYVTDNLHIACGALSGANLAPEVAKEKWSETTVAYRIPSDFQGEGKDVDHAVLKALFHRPYFHVNVVEDVAGVSVAGALKNVVALGCGFVKGLGWGDNASSAIQRVGLGEIIKFGKLYFPDSEVETYYGESAGVADLITTCAGGRNVRVASYMAKTGKSAEESEKELLNGQSAQGIITCKEVHEWLEHDGKIDEFPLFEAVYQIVYGGKNMRDLPKMIEDLEGIDQE; via the coding sequence ATGGCCGATAGATTAAATCAAGTTTCTCAAATAGTCTCATCTTCTACTACCGCTGCTTCAGATACCGTTCCACCATTCAGAGTCTGTGTCATTGGTTCTGGTAATTGGGGTACTACTATAGCTAAAGTTGTCTCTGAAAATACTACACTAAGACCTCAATTGTTCCATGAACAAGTCAAGATGTGGGTATTTGAAGAAAAGATTAACGGAGAAAATCTAACTCATATTATAAATACCAAGCACCAAAACGTTAAATACTTACCAAATATAACTTTACCTGACAACTTGGTAGCTGACCCAGATCTAATAGATACCGTTCATGATGCCGacattataatttttaatattccTCATCAGTTTTTACCAAGATTAATTACTCAAATGAAGGGTCACATAAAACCCAGAGCAAGAGCTATTTCATGTTTGAAAGGGTTCCATATTGATAAAGTCAAGGGGGTTTGTTTAATGAGCTCTTATGTTACCGATAATTTACATATTGCATGTGGTGCCTTATCCGGTGCTAATCTAGCTCCTGAGGTtgcaaaagaaaaatggtCTGAAACCACCGTTGCTTATCGTATTCCATCTGATTTCCAAGGTGAAGGTAAAGATGTAGACCACGCAGTACTAAAGGCTTTATTCCATAGACCTTACTTCCATGTTAATGTTGTCGAGGATGTAGCTGGTGTTTCTGTTGCTGGTGCTTTAAAGAATGTAGTTGCTCTTGGCTGCGGATTTGTCAAAGGTTTAGGCTGGGGTGATAATGCTTCCTCTGCCATTCAAAGAGTTGGGTTGGGTGAAATTATCAAGTTTGGTAAATTATATTTCCCAGATAGTGAGGTTGAAACTTACTACGGAGAGTCTGCTGGTGTTGCCGATTTGATCACAACCTGTGCTGGTGGAAGAAACGTCAGGGTGGCTTCTTATATGGCTAAGACTGGTAAGAGTGCTGAAGAGTCTGAAAAGGAGTTATTAAACGGTCAATCAGCTCAAGGTATTATTACTTGTAAAGAAGTTCATGAATGGTTAGAGCATGATGGTAAAATAGATGAATTCCCATTGTTTGAAGCTGTTTACCAAATAGTCTACGGTGGTAAGAACATGAGGGATTTACCCAAAATGATTGAAGATTTGGAGGGCATTGATCAAGAATGA